A stretch of Prunus dulcis chromosome 6, ALMONDv2, whole genome shotgun sequence DNA encodes these proteins:
- the LOC117629786 gene encoding protein MON2 homolog isoform X5 encodes MAFMAVLESDLRALSAEARRRYPAVKDGAEHAIIKDNMAQALGICLRLLENNRSSDSVRNTAAATFRQAVALIFDHVVCAETLPSGKLSSGGYISRTSPVSGDVSCSINLSESLDKSLYGRSSLMRETLTKAGKLGLRLLEDLTALAAGGSAIWLRVGSLQRSFALDILEFVLSNYVAVFRTLLPYEQVLQHQICSLLMTSLRTNAELEGEAGEPSFRRLVLRSVAHIIRLYSSSLITECEVFLSMLVKVTFLDLPLWHRILVLEILRGFCVDARTLRILFVNFDMHPKNTNVVEGMVKALARVVSSVQVQETSEESLAAVAGMFNSKAKGIEWSLDNDASNAAVLVASEAHSITLAVEGLLGVVFTVATLTDEAVDSGEIESPRYDYDPPAKCTGNTALLCLSMVDSLWLTILDALSFILSRSQGEAIVLEILKGYQAFTQACGVLRAVEPLNSFLASLCKFTINFPIEAERRSSILQSPGSKRSEPLVDQRESVVLTPKNVQALRTLFNIAHRLHNVLGPSWVLVLETLAALDRAIHSPHATTQEVSTAVPKLTRESSGQSSDLNILSSLNSQLFESSALMHISAVKSLLSALCQLSQQCMAGITTGSVPTSSQKVGSINFSVERMISILVNNLHRVEPLWDQVVGHFLELADKSNQHLRNMALDALDESICAVLGSDQFQDNITTRSRASQSMETGLAQLGSLECAVISPLRVLYLSTQSVDVRAGSLKILLHVLERHGEKLHYSWPDILEMLRSVADSSEKELVTLGFQSLRVIMNDGLSIIPADCLHVCVDVTGAYSAQKTELNISLTAIGLLWTTTDFIAKGLIHGPGEEKETGISDVHPILKQLNGENPKEETFDVLDNVNDQAPSINIVDRDRLLFSAFSLLQKLGADERPEVRNSAIRTLFQTLGSHGQKLSKSMWEDCLWNYVFPTLDRASHMAETSSKDEWHGKELGTRGGKAVHMLIHHSRNTAQKQWDETLVLVLGGIARILRSFFPFLRSLSNFWSGWESLLLFVKNSILNGSKEVAIAAINCLQTPVLSHSSKGNLPRPYLESMLDAYEVVLQTSTHLSDNAAIKVKQEILHSLGELHVQAQRMFDDRLYKQLLAIIGSAVKQAIIINDSSETEFGHVPLVLRTVLEILPMLRPTEHISSVWLNLIRDFLQYLPRVCSAVQNEDDDAEEASTSDQVPDDHLRIKHETPNGTDSISSNRVEGSPSSGLKTSVTAGIPNYMFAEKLVPLLVDLFLQAPAVEKYILYPEIIQSLGRCMTTRRDNPDGALWSLAVEGFNRVLVDDARNSAINAGLDSGASKPARTRIWKEVADVYEVFLVGYCGRALPSDSFSTVDVKTDESLEMTVLDILGDKILKSPIDAPFDILQRLVSTLDRCASRTCSLPVDFVELMPSHCSRFSLTCLQKLFSLSSYDSKSNDWNSARYEVSKIAIMVLITRCEYILSRFLIDENDLGGRPLPSARLEEIIYVLEELAHLIIHSDTASVLPLQPHLKSALEKEKNHDTRPHLVVLFPSLSELVVSREARIRGSVQVLFRLIAKELGLNRVSISSENAEEFIPSTQQP; translated from the exons GACAATATGGCTCAAGCTCTTGGTATATGCCTTCGGCTTCTTGAAAACAACCGGTCTTCTGACAGTGTACGGAA TACTGCTGCAGCTACTTTCAGGCAAGCGGTAGCACTGATTTTTGATCATGTGGTTTGTGCTGAGACTCTTCCTTCTGGCAAGCTTAGTTCTGGAGGTTACATCTCCCGCACCAGTCCAGTTAGCGGTGATGTTAGTTGCAGCATCAATCTTTCAGA GTCGTTGGATAAATCTCTTTATGGAAGGTCATCATTGATGAGGGAGACCTTAACTAAAGCTGGAAAGCTCGGACTTCGTCTGCTTGAAGACCTGACAGCTCTTGCTGCAGGTGGATCT GCAATTTGGTTACGAGTTGGTTCTCTTCAGCGGTCCTTTGCACTTGATATACTGGA GTTTGTTTTGTCCAATTATGTGGCTGTTTTTAGAACCCTACTTCCTTATGAGCAG GTTCTGCAGCACCAGATATGCTCACTTCTAATGACTTCACTTCGTACCAATGCTGAG CTTGAAGGGGAAGCAGGAGAGCCTTCTTTTCGTCGCTTGGTCTTGCGGTCAGTTGCCCATATTATCAGGCTTTACAGTTCATCCCTTATCACAGAATGTGAG GTTTTCCTTAGTATGTTGGTGAAGGTCACATTTCTTGATCTGCCATTATGGCATCGTATTCTTGTTCTCGAGATCCTGAGG GGTTTTTGTGTGGATGCAAGGACATTGCGGATTCTTTTCGTAAACTTTGATAT GCACCCGAAGAACACCAATGTTGTGGAGGGCATGGTCAAAGCTCTTGCTAGAGTTGTTTCAAGTGTACAG GTTCAGGAGACTAGTGAAGAGAGCCTGGCAGCTGTTGCAGGGATGTTTAACAGCAAAGCTAAAG GAATCGAGTGGAGCCTTGATAACGATGCATCCAATGCTGCAGTTTTGGTTGCTAGTGAAGCTCATTCGATAACATTGGCAGTTGAAGGCCTTCTGGGTGTTGTCTTTACTGTGGCTACACTGACGGATGAAGCAGTAGATTCTGGGGAG ATTGAATCCCCCAGATATGATTATGATCCGCCTGCAAAGTGTACTGGAAATACTGCTCTTCTGTGCCTCTCGATGGTTGATTCATTATGGTTGACTATACTAGATGCATTGTCCTTTATCTTGTCAAG GTCACAAGGAGAGGCTATTGTGTTGGAAATACTGAAGGGATATCAGGCCTTCACCCAG GCGTGCGGGGTTCTTCGTGCTGTAGAACCTTTGAACTCTTTTCTAGCATCTCTTTGCAAATTTACAATCAATTTTCCCATTGAAGCCGAAAGAAGGAG CAGTATTTTACAATCTCCTGGGTCAAAACGCTCTGAACCCTTAGTTGATCAAAGGGAAAGCGTGGTTCTTACTCCCAAGAATGTCCAG GCTTTAAGAACTCTCTTCAACATTGCTCATCGACTGCACAATGTATTGGGTCCATCCTGGGTTTTG GTATTAGAAACCCTAGCAGCTCTAGACCGAGCAATCCATTCACCACATGCCACCACACAG GAGGTGTCCACGGCTGTGCCTAAGCTTACAAGGGAATCATCTGGTCAATCCAGCGACTTAaatattctttcttctttgaattCTCAG CTATTCGAGAGCTCAGCATTAATGCACATCTCTGCAGTAAAATCCCTTCTTTCTGCCCTATGCCAACTTTCACAGCAGTGCATGGCTGGGATTACAACTGGTTCTGTACCCACATCCAGTCAAAAAGTCGGAAGCATAAACTTTTCAGTGGAGAGAATGATATCCATCCTTGTCAATAATCTACACA GAGTAGAGCCATTGTGGGATCAAGTTGTTGGCCACTTTCTTGAG CTTGCAGATAAATCTAACCAGCATTTACGTAATATGGCCCTTGATGCATTAGATGAATCAATATGTGCTGTTTTAGGTTCGGACCAGTTCCAGGACAACATAACAACCAGATCTAGAGCATCTCAGAGT ATGGAAACTGGACTTGCACAGTTGGGATCACTTGAATGTGCTGTCATATCCCCACTAAGGGTTCTTTATTTATCTACTCAAAGTGTTGATGTACGTGCTGGATCTTTGAAAATTCTTCTGCATGTTTTAGAG AGGCATGGGGAGAAATTACACTACAGTTGGCCAGATATTCTTGAAATGTTGAG GTCTGTAGCGGATTCTTCAGAGAAGGAACTTGTTACCCTGGGCTTTCAG AGCCTACGGGTGATTATGAATGATGGACTTTCCATTATACCTGCAGACTGCCTTCACGT ATGTGTAGACGTGACTGGAGCATACAGTGCTCAAAAGACAGAACTGAATATAAGCCTGACAGCAATAGGCCTTTTATGGACAACAACTGACTTTATAGCCAAAGGTCTGATCCATGGGCCTGGGGAGGAAAAGGAAACAG GGATTTCTGATGTGCATCCTATTCTAAAGCAATTAAATGGTGAGAatccaaaagaagaaacattCGATGTATTGGATAATGTGAATGACCAAGCTCCCTCTATAAATATAGTGGATCGTGATAGGTTGCTTTTCTCTGCTTTCTCGTTACTTCAGAAGCTTGGAGCTGATGAGAGGCCAGAG GTTAGAAATTCAGCCATCAGGACACtttttcagacacttggaAGTCATGGgcaaaaactttcaaaaagcATGTGGGAGGATTGCCTTTGGAATTATGTTTTTCCTACACTGGATCGTGCTTCTCACATG gCTGAAACTTCATCAAAAGACGAATGGCACGGGAAAGAACTTGGAACTCGAGGAGGAAAAGCAGTTCATATGCTTATACATCATAG TCGCAACACAGCTCAGAAACAGTGGGATGAAACACTTGTGCTGGTCCTTGGAGGCATAGCGCGAATATTACGTtcattctttccttttcttagaAGTTTAAGCAATTTCTGGTCAG GATGGGAGTCTTTGCTTTTATTTGTCAAGAATAGCATTTTAAATGGTAGCAAAGAGGTTGCTATTGCTGCAATAAATTGTTTACAGACACCTGTTCTTTCTCATTCTTCTAAG GGGAACTTGCCGAGGCCTTACCTTGAATCAATGCTTGATGCTTACGAGGTGGTTCTCCAAACATCAACACACCTGAGTGACAATGCAGCTATCAAGGTGAAGCAGGAGATTTTACACAGTCTTG GGGAACTACATGTACAAGCGCAAAGGATGTTTGATGATCGTTTGTATAAGCAGTTGCTTGCAATCATAGGTTCAGCTGTTAAACAAGCCATAATCATCAACGATAGTTCTGAAACTGAATTT GGACATGTTCCACTTGTGTTACGCACTGTGCTGGAGATCCTTCCAATGTTACGTCCAACAGAGCACATTTCTTCCGTGTGGCTTAATCTTATTAGGGATTTTTTGCAATATCTGCCAAGAGTGTGTTCTGCTGTACAAAATGAGGATGATGACGCAGAGGAAGCCAGCACTAGTGACCAAGTTCCAG ATGATCACTTGAGGATAAAACATGAAACACCTAATGGGACTGATTCTATATCTTCAAACAGAGTAGAAGGTTCTCCGAGTTCTGGATTAAAGACATCTGTAACAGCAGGCATCCCTAATTATATGTTTGCGGAAAAGCTTGTTCCCTTGCTGGTAGATCTTTTTCTTCAGGCCCCAGCAGTTGAAAAGTATATCTTGTATCCTGAAATTATTCAAAGTCTTGGGAG GTGTATGACGACAAGAAGAGACAATCCAGATGGTGCTCTTTGGAGTTTAGCCGTTGAAGGCTTCAATCGCGTTCTAGTTGATGATGCCAGAAACTCGGCTATAAATGCCGGACTAGATTCAGGTGCTAGTAAGCCTGCAAGAACACGTATATGGAAGGAAGTTGCCGATGTTTATGAAGTATTCCTTGTGGGTTATTGCGGGCGAGCTCTTCCCTCTGATTCTTTCTCAACTGTGGATGTAAAAACTGATGAGTCCCTTGAGATGACCGTCTTAGACATTCTTGGTGACAAAATTCTGAAGTCACCAATCGACGCACCTTTTGAT ATTTTGCAGCGGCTGGTTTCCACCTTGGACCGTTGTGCTTCACGTACTTGTTCTTTACCTGTTGATTTTGTGGAACTTATGCCTTCCCACTGCAGCAGATTTTCCTTGACTTGTTTACAGAAGCTATTTTCCTTGAGCAG TTATGACAGCAAATCCAATGATTGGAATTCAGCGAGATATGAGGTGAGCAAAATTGCAATCATGGTACTCATAACCAGATGCGAATACATCTTGAGCAGATTTCTGATTGACGAGAATGACTTAG GTGGTCGCCCATTGCCATCAGCAAGACTTGAAGaaattatttatgttcttGAAGAGTTGGCTCATCTGATAATTCATTCAGATACTGCATCGGTTCTTCCCTTGCAACCGCATTTGAAAAGTGCcctagaaaaggaaaagaatcaTGACACGCGTCCTCACCTTGTTGTTCTATTTCCCTCCTTATCCGAGCTTGTAGTATCAAG
- the LOC117629786 gene encoding protein MON2 homolog isoform X1 — MAFMAVLESDLRALSAEARRRYPAVKDGAEHAIIKLRTLSSPGEIAQNEDILKIFLMACEVKTVKLSVIGLSCLQKLISHDAVAPSALNEILSTLKDHAEMTDESVQLKTLQTVLIILQSPLHPETEDNMAQALGICLRLLENNRSSDSVRNTAAATFRQAVALIFDHVVCAETLPSGKLSSGGYISRTSPVSGDVSCSINLSESLDKSLYGRSSLMRETLTKAGKLGLRLLEDLTALAAGGSAIWLRVGSLQRSFALDILEFVLSNYVAVFRTLLPYEQVLQHQICSLLMTSLRTNAELEGEAGEPSFRRLVLRSVAHIIRLYSSSLITECEVFLSMLVKVTFLDLPLWHRILVLEILRGFCVDARTLRILFVNFDMHPKNTNVVEGMVKALARVVSSVQVQETSEESLAAVAGMFNSKAKGIEWSLDNDASNAAVLVASEAHSITLAVEGLLGVVFTVATLTDEAVDSGEIESPRYDYDPPAKCTGNTALLCLSMVDSLWLTILDALSFILSRSQGEAIVLEILKGYQAFTQACGVLRAVEPLNSFLASLCKFTINFPIEAERRSSILQSPGSKRSEPLVDQRESVVLTPKNVQALRTLFNIAHRLHNVLGPSWVLVLETLAALDRAIHSPHATTQEVSTAVPKLTRESSGQSSDLNILSSLNSQLFESSALMHISAVKSLLSALCQLSQQCMAGITTGSVPTSSQKVGSINFSVERMISILVNNLHRVEPLWDQVVGHFLELADKSNQHLRNMALDALDESICAVLGSDQFQDNITTRSRASQSMETGLAQLGSLECAVISPLRVLYLSTQSVDVRAGSLKILLHVLERHGEKLHYSWPDILEMLRSVADSSEKELVTLGFQSLRVIMNDGLSIIPADCLHVCVDVTGAYSAQKTELNISLTAIGLLWTTTDFIAKGLIHGPGEEKETGISDVHPILKQLNGENPKEETFDVLDNVNDQAPSINIVDRDRLLFSAFSLLQKLGADERPEVRNSAIRTLFQTLGSHGQKLSKSMWEDCLWNYVFPTLDRASHMAETSSKDEWHGKELGTRGGKAVHMLIHHSRNTAQKQWDETLVLVLGGIARILRSFFPFLRSLSNFWSGWESLLLFVKNSILNGSKEVAIAAINCLQTPVLSHSSKGNLPRPYLESMLDAYEVVLQTSTHLSDNAAIKVKQEILHSLGELHVQAQRMFDDRLYKQLLAIIGSAVKQAIIINDSSETEFGHVPLVLRTVLEILPMLRPTEHISSVWLNLIRDFLQYLPRVCSAVQNEDDDAEEASTSDQVPDDHLRIKHETPNGTDSISSNRVEGSPSSGLKTSVTAGIPNYMFAEKLVPLLVDLFLQAPAVEKYILYPEIIQSLGRCMTTRRDNPDGALWSLAVEGFNRVLVDDARNSAINAGLDSGASKPARTRIWKEVADVYEVFLVGYCGRALPSDSFSTVDVKTDESLEMTVLDILGDKILKSPIDAPFDILQRLVSTLDRCASRTCSLPVDFVELMPSHCSRFSLTCLQKLFSLSSYDSKSNDWNSARYEVSKIAIMVLITRCEYILSRFLIDENDLGGRPLPSARLEEIIYVLEELAHLIIHSDTASVLPLQPHLKSALEKEKNHDTRPHLVVLFPSLSELVVSREARIRGSVQVLFRLIAKELGLNRVSISSENAEEFIPSTQQP; from the exons CATGCTGAAATGACTGATGAAAGTGTTCAACTCAAGACCCTGCAGACTGTATTAATAATATTGCAGTCACCTTTACATCCTGAGACTGAG GACAATATGGCTCAAGCTCTTGGTATATGCCTTCGGCTTCTTGAAAACAACCGGTCTTCTGACAGTGTACGGAA TACTGCTGCAGCTACTTTCAGGCAAGCGGTAGCACTGATTTTTGATCATGTGGTTTGTGCTGAGACTCTTCCTTCTGGCAAGCTTAGTTCTGGAGGTTACATCTCCCGCACCAGTCCAGTTAGCGGTGATGTTAGTTGCAGCATCAATCTTTCAGA GTCGTTGGATAAATCTCTTTATGGAAGGTCATCATTGATGAGGGAGACCTTAACTAAAGCTGGAAAGCTCGGACTTCGTCTGCTTGAAGACCTGACAGCTCTTGCTGCAGGTGGATCT GCAATTTGGTTACGAGTTGGTTCTCTTCAGCGGTCCTTTGCACTTGATATACTGGA GTTTGTTTTGTCCAATTATGTGGCTGTTTTTAGAACCCTACTTCCTTATGAGCAG GTTCTGCAGCACCAGATATGCTCACTTCTAATGACTTCACTTCGTACCAATGCTGAG CTTGAAGGGGAAGCAGGAGAGCCTTCTTTTCGTCGCTTGGTCTTGCGGTCAGTTGCCCATATTATCAGGCTTTACAGTTCATCCCTTATCACAGAATGTGAG GTTTTCCTTAGTATGTTGGTGAAGGTCACATTTCTTGATCTGCCATTATGGCATCGTATTCTTGTTCTCGAGATCCTGAGG GGTTTTTGTGTGGATGCAAGGACATTGCGGATTCTTTTCGTAAACTTTGATAT GCACCCGAAGAACACCAATGTTGTGGAGGGCATGGTCAAAGCTCTTGCTAGAGTTGTTTCAAGTGTACAG GTTCAGGAGACTAGTGAAGAGAGCCTGGCAGCTGTTGCAGGGATGTTTAACAGCAAAGCTAAAG GAATCGAGTGGAGCCTTGATAACGATGCATCCAATGCTGCAGTTTTGGTTGCTAGTGAAGCTCATTCGATAACATTGGCAGTTGAAGGCCTTCTGGGTGTTGTCTTTACTGTGGCTACACTGACGGATGAAGCAGTAGATTCTGGGGAG ATTGAATCCCCCAGATATGATTATGATCCGCCTGCAAAGTGTACTGGAAATACTGCTCTTCTGTGCCTCTCGATGGTTGATTCATTATGGTTGACTATACTAGATGCATTGTCCTTTATCTTGTCAAG GTCACAAGGAGAGGCTATTGTGTTGGAAATACTGAAGGGATATCAGGCCTTCACCCAG GCGTGCGGGGTTCTTCGTGCTGTAGAACCTTTGAACTCTTTTCTAGCATCTCTTTGCAAATTTACAATCAATTTTCCCATTGAAGCCGAAAGAAGGAG CAGTATTTTACAATCTCCTGGGTCAAAACGCTCTGAACCCTTAGTTGATCAAAGGGAAAGCGTGGTTCTTACTCCCAAGAATGTCCAG GCTTTAAGAACTCTCTTCAACATTGCTCATCGACTGCACAATGTATTGGGTCCATCCTGGGTTTTG GTATTAGAAACCCTAGCAGCTCTAGACCGAGCAATCCATTCACCACATGCCACCACACAG GAGGTGTCCACGGCTGTGCCTAAGCTTACAAGGGAATCATCTGGTCAATCCAGCGACTTAaatattctttcttctttgaattCTCAG CTATTCGAGAGCTCAGCATTAATGCACATCTCTGCAGTAAAATCCCTTCTTTCTGCCCTATGCCAACTTTCACAGCAGTGCATGGCTGGGATTACAACTGGTTCTGTACCCACATCCAGTCAAAAAGTCGGAAGCATAAACTTTTCAGTGGAGAGAATGATATCCATCCTTGTCAATAATCTACACA GAGTAGAGCCATTGTGGGATCAAGTTGTTGGCCACTTTCTTGAG CTTGCAGATAAATCTAACCAGCATTTACGTAATATGGCCCTTGATGCATTAGATGAATCAATATGTGCTGTTTTAGGTTCGGACCAGTTCCAGGACAACATAACAACCAGATCTAGAGCATCTCAGAGT ATGGAAACTGGACTTGCACAGTTGGGATCACTTGAATGTGCTGTCATATCCCCACTAAGGGTTCTTTATTTATCTACTCAAAGTGTTGATGTACGTGCTGGATCTTTGAAAATTCTTCTGCATGTTTTAGAG AGGCATGGGGAGAAATTACACTACAGTTGGCCAGATATTCTTGAAATGTTGAG GTCTGTAGCGGATTCTTCAGAGAAGGAACTTGTTACCCTGGGCTTTCAG AGCCTACGGGTGATTATGAATGATGGACTTTCCATTATACCTGCAGACTGCCTTCACGT ATGTGTAGACGTGACTGGAGCATACAGTGCTCAAAAGACAGAACTGAATATAAGCCTGACAGCAATAGGCCTTTTATGGACAACAACTGACTTTATAGCCAAAGGTCTGATCCATGGGCCTGGGGAGGAAAAGGAAACAG GGATTTCTGATGTGCATCCTATTCTAAAGCAATTAAATGGTGAGAatccaaaagaagaaacattCGATGTATTGGATAATGTGAATGACCAAGCTCCCTCTATAAATATAGTGGATCGTGATAGGTTGCTTTTCTCTGCTTTCTCGTTACTTCAGAAGCTTGGAGCTGATGAGAGGCCAGAG GTTAGAAATTCAGCCATCAGGACACtttttcagacacttggaAGTCATGGgcaaaaactttcaaaaagcATGTGGGAGGATTGCCTTTGGAATTATGTTTTTCCTACACTGGATCGTGCTTCTCACATG gCTGAAACTTCATCAAAAGACGAATGGCACGGGAAAGAACTTGGAACTCGAGGAGGAAAAGCAGTTCATATGCTTATACATCATAG TCGCAACACAGCTCAGAAACAGTGGGATGAAACACTTGTGCTGGTCCTTGGAGGCATAGCGCGAATATTACGTtcattctttccttttcttagaAGTTTAAGCAATTTCTGGTCAG GATGGGAGTCTTTGCTTTTATTTGTCAAGAATAGCATTTTAAATGGTAGCAAAGAGGTTGCTATTGCTGCAATAAATTGTTTACAGACACCTGTTCTTTCTCATTCTTCTAAG GGGAACTTGCCGAGGCCTTACCTTGAATCAATGCTTGATGCTTACGAGGTGGTTCTCCAAACATCAACACACCTGAGTGACAATGCAGCTATCAAGGTGAAGCAGGAGATTTTACACAGTCTTG GGGAACTACATGTACAAGCGCAAAGGATGTTTGATGATCGTTTGTATAAGCAGTTGCTTGCAATCATAGGTTCAGCTGTTAAACAAGCCATAATCATCAACGATAGTTCTGAAACTGAATTT GGACATGTTCCACTTGTGTTACGCACTGTGCTGGAGATCCTTCCAATGTTACGTCCAACAGAGCACATTTCTTCCGTGTGGCTTAATCTTATTAGGGATTTTTTGCAATATCTGCCAAGAGTGTGTTCTGCTGTACAAAATGAGGATGATGACGCAGAGGAAGCCAGCACTAGTGACCAAGTTCCAG ATGATCACTTGAGGATAAAACATGAAACACCTAATGGGACTGATTCTATATCTTCAAACAGAGTAGAAGGTTCTCCGAGTTCTGGATTAAAGACATCTGTAACAGCAGGCATCCCTAATTATATGTTTGCGGAAAAGCTTGTTCCCTTGCTGGTAGATCTTTTTCTTCAGGCCCCAGCAGTTGAAAAGTATATCTTGTATCCTGAAATTATTCAAAGTCTTGGGAG GTGTATGACGACAAGAAGAGACAATCCAGATGGTGCTCTTTGGAGTTTAGCCGTTGAAGGCTTCAATCGCGTTCTAGTTGATGATGCCAGAAACTCGGCTATAAATGCCGGACTAGATTCAGGTGCTAGTAAGCCTGCAAGAACACGTATATGGAAGGAAGTTGCCGATGTTTATGAAGTATTCCTTGTGGGTTATTGCGGGCGAGCTCTTCCCTCTGATTCTTTCTCAACTGTGGATGTAAAAACTGATGAGTCCCTTGAGATGACCGTCTTAGACATTCTTGGTGACAAAATTCTGAAGTCACCAATCGACGCACCTTTTGAT ATTTTGCAGCGGCTGGTTTCCACCTTGGACCGTTGTGCTTCACGTACTTGTTCTTTACCTGTTGATTTTGTGGAACTTATGCCTTCCCACTGCAGCAGATTTTCCTTGACTTGTTTACAGAAGCTATTTTCCTTGAGCAG TTATGACAGCAAATCCAATGATTGGAATTCAGCGAGATATGAGGTGAGCAAAATTGCAATCATGGTACTCATAACCAGATGCGAATACATCTTGAGCAGATTTCTGATTGACGAGAATGACTTAG GTGGTCGCCCATTGCCATCAGCAAGACTTGAAGaaattatttatgttcttGAAGAGTTGGCTCATCTGATAATTCATTCAGATACTGCATCGGTTCTTCCCTTGCAACCGCATTTGAAAAGTGCcctagaaaaggaaaagaatcaTGACACGCGTCCTCACCTTGTTGTTCTATTTCCCTCCTTATCCGAGCTTGTAGTATCAAG